The genomic interval TCGAGATCGAGGTTCTCGTCGGCACTCACGGATTCGACGGCGATGCCGTCCTTGTCGATCAGCGACAGTGCGATGGCGCCGTCGATGCGATTGCTGATCTGGCTCAGCTTCTCAAGAAACATGACGCTTGCTCCGCCGCCGAATTCGGTCCAAGTAGGCTTTCAGAAGGCTGACCCGGGGCGGATCTTCGGAATCTTCCGTCCCCACCAGGAAGTCGGTTGCCTGCAGCGGCGGATCGCCCAGGGCCTCGACACGATCGAGCCCTTCCCGCGCCCGCGGGCTCTCGGGCTCCTGGCGCAGCACTTCCTCGAAGATCTCGCCGGCTTCGCGATGGTGCCCCTGCTCGAGGTAGAGGCTGCCCAGGGTCGCGGTCGCCGCCGGATCGGTTTCCGGCGGCGACTCCGCCACGGGATCGCCGCCGTGGACCGCAACGGCCGCCATCTCGGGCGGTGCCGAGTCCGCTTCCGGCACTTGCGAGAAAGCGGCCGCAGGGGCGGGAGGTGGCGGCTCCTCGTAGTACTCCTTGGGGACTGGAAACAGCCCTCCTTCGTCGAGGGAGCGCAGATATCGGCGGCGATCGGGGTCGGCGAAGATCTCCCCGAAGGGAGAGGGTTCACTCGCTGCCCGCGGAACAGGATCCGGCTCGGGGACCGCCGCCGCCTGCTCGAGCAGGGCGTGAATCCGGCCCTCGAGATCGGGAATTTCCGGATCGCCGCTGTTGAGCTGGCGATAGTGGGCCAGACGATCGGCGGCGCCTTCGGCGTCGTCGCACCGCAGGCGAGCCTCGATCAAAAGCTTGTTGGCGACCAGGTGGGTGGGATCCTTGGCGACGATTTCCTCGAAGGTGGTGGTCGCTTGCACCGGTTCCCCGAGATCGAGGAAGTTGCGCCCCATGGCGACTTGGGCCGAGAGGTGGTTGGGGTGTTGCTCGAGACCTTCGCGCAGCACCGCCAGCGCCTCGTGGGTGCGGCCGACGCGGCGATACTCTTCCGCGAGCTGCAGGAAGATGCGCGAAGAGCGGTCGGCTTCCCAGCGTTCTCGCAGCTCCGCGAGGCGCCCCTGCGCGGGATCGTTGTCAGCCATGGAAGTCCCCTCGAAGACCGACGAAGGCCGGCCCTGCCGAATCCGTTTTCGCGTTCACCCAGGCGCTCCTCTGCCCGTCGAGCAATTATAGCCGCCGACCTTGAACAGGGAGCTCGGTTGATTGTAACGCCTTCTCCGCCAAGGAGAAAGCGGCTTGCTCGGGGACCAGCTCAGGGTCCGCGCCACAGCAGCCGATGGAAGGCTGGAGGAAGATCGTCGCCGAGCCCCAGCCAGCAAAAAGGGCGTGCCCGTCGGCACGCCCTGAGAGCCTTCCGAGGCTTGCGCCCTAGTTGGTGATCTGCACCGCCTTCGAGATCTGGTCGATGCCGATGGCGTTCTCGACCTCCAGGGTGACCAGCTTCTCGCCCGCCGAGCTGAACACGAAGGTCGGGTTCTGCAAGGTGCTCGACTGACCGTTGCCGAAGTCCCAACGCCAACGCGTCGGGTTGTTGGTCGACTCGTCCGTGAAGGCCACCGTCAGGCCGCTGACCACGAAGCTGAACTCGGCATCGGGCGGCCGCTGAATGCTGATCGTCACGGAAGCCGGCGCCCCGGCGCCACCGGCCTGGGCGCCGACACTGAAGGAGTCGCCGGAGAGGGTGCTGATGTCGCTCTCGGAGACCCGCAAGGTGTCGCGGGCGACGCCGTCCGAGTCGGTGTCGAGGAAGATGCCCCCCGACGACAAGCTGCCCAGATCGGCGGTGAAATTGACCAGCGAGTCACCGTTGCGCAAGGGCTGGCCGTCGGCATTGCGCACCAACGCCAGCAGCTCGATGCGGTCACCGGTCTCGGCGATCGACGAAGGGTTCGCCTGCAGGCTGACGTTGGCGGCCGCCTCGCCGATTTCGACATCGACGGTGGCCGCTTCGGTGGTGCCGACGGAGGCACTCACCGTCGCCATGCCGATGCGACCGTCGCCCCGCAAGGTTCCGAGGGCGACGCCGTCGGCATCGGTGGTGATGATGCCGTCGATGGTTCCCAGCGTCGTGCTCAGGCGGATCTGAGTTCCCGGGTTGACCGGTGTTCCATTGGAACGCAGGGCCGTGACGCGCACGGTGGTCGAACCGTTGATGGAGATCCGACTCTGACCGACGGTGATGGACAGAGTGGTGCCCGCCGGAGCGACCGGCGACGCGCTGTCGCAGGCCGCCATCGTCAGCAGGATGGTCAACAGGCAGAGGGAAACCCCAAAGATCCGTTTCAGGCTCATGACAAACGAGTATACGGAGAGGGGCGACCTACCGTCCAGGTAGATCGCCCCGAGATTTGGTCAGCTTCTTACGACGCCGCTCGAATCAGTTCGAGGGCGGCGGAGGCGGAGCCGTGTCTCCCCGGCAACTGGAGTTGCTGGGGTTGTAGACGAAGGCGTCCGGGAAGCTGAACTGGCAGGTCGTCGCTCGGTTGACCACCTGCAGATCGACCGCCGTGGGCACGTAACGCGTGCCGGCGGTGCCGTCGTTGTTGTCGTCACAGGCCTCCTCGCCGAGGAGCTCCGTCGGCAGGAACGGCGTCCGCACCTCGATCTCGCTGAAGTCAGCGTTGACCGAAATGATCTCCGCCGGCCGCTCGCCGAGGGTCACCAGGAGGTCCCGCAGATTGGCGCCCCGAATGGTCACGAGGGTGCCTCCGCCCTGCGGGCCGAAGGTCGGATCCAGGAAGGTCGCAACCGGTGAGAACAGCTCCACCAGGTAGGTGAAGATCGGCTGGTTGATCTCGGCGTTGTCACCGGTTTCGATATTCGTCACCGACGCACCACCGGAAACATCGTCACAGGTGTCGGTGACGATGGCGCTGGTCTCGACGACGATCTCGGTACCGGTCACGGAGCGGACGCTCTGGGCGAAGCCGGCCAGTCCGACGGCCACCGGCGCATCGAAGCCCTGGCCGAAGACGGTGACCAGATCGCCTCCGAAATAGGGCGTCGAGCCCGGTCCGACGGAGGTGATCAGAACCTCCGAGCCGTAGCGGAAAGAGGAGGGCCGAATCGACGCCAGCCCGCTATCGAGGTTGCGCACCAGCACATCCACCGAAGCGTTCTGGTTGTTCTGGCCGAAGCCCGTCGCGGCCGGCGTCAAGACTTCCAGGCGGGTGGGCGAGACGGAGCGAATCTCGGCTTCCTGACCGGTGAAGGCGTCGGGCGAGCCACCCTGCCCGAAGACCACCTGCAGGGGCGCCTGGAATCCGGAGCCCGCCAGGGTCACCAGGGTGCCGCCTTCGTTCGGACCCGTCGACGGGGTGACCGAGAAGACCGTCGGGATCTCGGTCTCGCCACCCGGCGAGTAGGTGAATCCGCCGGACAGGTTGTCGGTGGCCTGGTCCGGCGTGTTGAGACCGATGGTCACCACGATGTTGACCACCGCCTGGGCGTTCCCCGGGTTCGGCGATGGCGGCGTCACCACCCGAATCCGATTCGAGGACACCGACAGCACCTGCGCGTTGATGCCTCCGAAGGTCACCCGCACCGGAGCGACGAAGCCACCACCGTTGACGGTGACCGTGTCACCTCCCGCGGGCAGACCGACGCCAGGGTCGATGAAGGAGACGAAGAAGGTCTCGGCCTCGCGGAACTCGACCCGCGCCACCCCGACGCTGCCCTGAATCTGGGCCTGCACCGAGGCCAGACCGGCACTGGTGCCGGGGAAGAGCTGGATGGCGCCGTTGCCGTTGGTCAGGCTGAGGGCGACGGAGTTCTGTCCACCGGGAGTACCGAGGCTGCCCAGGGTGGTGGTCACCACCACCGTGGTGCCGTTGGCCGGCGGCGCGCCGTTGGCCTGGCGCACCTGCACCTGGATGAGAGACGGATCAGTCCCGCCAGCCGGCAGAATCGTCGGCGAGGCCGTCACGGTGACGGTGAAGTTGCTGCCGCCACCTCCACCGCCGCCGGCTCCACCACCACCGGTGGGCGCCGGCTCACTCGACGAATCGCTCGAGCAGCCCGGCAGCATCAGGACGCAGAGGCCGACGATCGCCAGCAGGGCGAATCGAAGGATGGTAGTCGTACGCACGTTCATGATCAGCCCTCTCGTCTCTTACGGTACGAAGGCGACATCGAACCGACTGGGAGCGGTCACGACCTCATCGCCGGTCAGGGTTCTGCCGAAGAACCGGATCTGGAAGTTGAGGCGAATCGTCTGAAAACCGGTTTCCGTGTCGGTTCCGCCGTTGATGAACAGCAGATCCGACAGCGGCGGATTGTTGAACTGATCGCCCGGCAAGATGACCAGGTTGTCGTAGTCGACGGTGCCGTTGACGGGCGCCACGCCGAAGATGCTGCCGACGAGGGTTCCGGGCGTCCGGGTTCCGGAGTCGGTCCGGGTGTAGACGATCTCGTAGGACCGCATCTCGACGTTCATCAAGTCGGAGACGGCCGCCCCGGCATCCTTCGGAATGTTCTGAATCGTCACCTGACCGAGCTGCAGAGGAGCACCGGCCTGGGCATTGACGGCGGCCTGCACCGGCAGACCGTCGAAGTCGGATACCGAGAGAACGACGCCGCCTTCGCTCCGGTCGGTTCGGGACTCACAACCAGCCAACCCCAGGAGGGTGAGCAAAACGAGGAAGAGAATGGCTTGCTTCTTCATGATCCAGGCTCCCGCGGGCTACAGCCGCATCACTCGCGGAGTGATGAAGATGAGGAGCTCGTTGTTCGAGTCCTCGCGTCTCTTGTTCTTGAAAAGATGCCCGAAGATCGGGATGTTGGCAAGACCCGGTACGCGATCCTGACCATCGTTGGTCGAGACCTCGTAGATGCCACCGATCACCGTGGTACCACCGTCGCGCACGATCACCCGGGTCTGGGCTTCCTGAGTCGAGATCGGTGCCGCCTGCGCTCCCTGCACCGCGAGGGCGAACTCCGGGTTGCGCTTTTGGATGTTGATCTGCATCAGGATGGTGCCTTCGGCGGTCACCTGCGGCGTCACCTCGAGCTTGAGCGTGGCCTCGACGAACTGCACGCTGACGGTGTTGTTCGCCACCGTCTGAATCGGGATCTGGAAACCGCTCTGGATCGACGCCCGCTCGTTGTTGAGGGTCGCGACCTTCGGTGCCGACAGGACGTTCACCAGGCCTTCGTTCTCGGCCGCCACCAGCTCGGCGTCGATGTTGAAGGTCCCACCCAGCGAGCCGAGGGCGAGGTTCAGGAAGCCGGTGTTGCCGCCGGTCACCAGGTTGACACCGCCGGAGCCATCGACCGTCGCCGGGAAGGTCAGGCCGGTGGTGTTGCCGTTGGCGGCATTGGCCGCCCCACCGAGGGACCAATCGACGCCCAGCGTGCGGGTGAAGCTCTTGCGAGTCTCGACGATGCGCGCTTCGATCATCACCTGAGGCTCGGCGATGTCGAGGTTCTCGATCACCGCGATCACCGTGTCCATGATGGTGGGCAGCTCTTTGATGATCAGAGTGTTGGTGCGACCGTCTACGATCACGCTGCCACGCTGACTCAGCACGCCACCGCGCGACTGCAGCAGGGTGGCCACCGCCTGGGCGTTGGCGTAGCTCAGGCGCTTGATGATGGTCAACAGCGGCACCGAGAGGGAGCGCGCCTGCTCGAGGCGCTGCCGCTCTTCGGCTTCCGCCCGCAACGTCGTGATCGGCGCGATGCGCATCACGTTGCCTTCGAGCTCGTAGCCGAGGCTGTTGATCTTCAGGATCTGCTCGAAGGCCTGATCCCAGGGCACGTCCACCAGCTCGACCGTGACGCTGCCCTGCACTCCGGGCTGAATCACCAGGTTGAGACCGCTCAGAACGGCGAAGGCGCGCAGCGTCTCGACCAGATCCGAGTCCCGCAGGCTGAAGGAGATCGGCTCGCCGACATACTCCTTCTCGGCACCGCCGATGGCCTGAGGGGTGAAGCTCTGGGTTCCGGCAGCGGCATCGGTCGGTTCTTCGAGCTTGACCTCGGCACGACGGAAGAGCTCGAGATCGCTGGTCGACGAGCCTTCCAGAGCGGCCGGCGGCGTGACCTCGACCGGCGGCGTCGCCTGGGCGATGATCACCGGCTCTTGCTCGACCGTCACTTCATAGGTCTCCAGGGGAGCCTCGTAGGTCGACGGCTGCGGCTCCACCGCAACCGGCTCGTAGGCCGCCACTGCCGGCTCCTCGGCGACTTCCGGAGCGCCATAGCCGGTGGTTGCATCGGGCGTGGCCTCGTAAGCCTCTTCGACTTCGTAGCTGTCGTCGGCGTAGAGGTCCGAGGTTTCGACCTCGCTACCGCCCTGGGCGAAGCCATCGGTACCGTTCTCGGCGCCGACACCGGCGAGGTCCGCGCTCTCGACGGCGGGGGTCGCCGGAGCGCCGAAGCGCACCACCAAACCCTCGCCGGTGCGCTCGA from Acidobacteriota bacterium carries:
- a CDS encoding PKD domain-containing protein → MSLKRIFGVSLCLLTILLTMAACDSASPVAPAGTTLSITVGQSRISINGSTTVRVTALRSNGTPVNPGTQIRLSTTLGTIDGIITTDADGVALGTLRGDGRIGMATVSASVGTTEAATVDVEIGEAAANVSLQANPSSIAETGDRIELLALVRNADGQPLRNGDSLVNFTADLGSLSSGGIFLDTDSDGVARDTLRVSESDISTLSGDSFSVGAQAGGAGAPASVTISIQRPPDAEFSFVVSGLTVAFTDESTNNPTRWRWDFGNGQSSTLQNPTFVFSSAGEKLVTLEVENAIGIDQISKAVQITN
- a CDS encoding IPT/TIG domain-containing protein, with protein sequence MNVRTTTILRFALLAIVGLCVLMLPGCSSDSSSEPAPTGGGGAGGGGGGGSNFTVTVTASPTILPAGGTDPSLIQVQVRQANGAPPANGTTVVVTTTLGSLGTPGGQNSVALSLTNGNGAIQLFPGTSAGLASVQAQIQGSVGVARVEFREAETFFVSFIDPGVGLPAGGDTVTVNGGGFVAPVRVTFGGINAQVLSVSSNRIRVVTPPSPNPGNAQAVVNIVVTIGLNTPDQATDNLSGGFTYSPGGETEIPTVFSVTPSTGPNEGGTLVTLAGSGFQAPLQVVFGQGGSPDAFTGQEAEIRSVSPTRLEVLTPAATGFGQNNQNASVDVLVRNLDSGLASIRPSSFRYGSEVLITSVGPGSTPYFGGDLVTVFGQGFDAPVAVGLAGFAQSVRSVTGTEIVVETSAIVTDTCDDVSGGASVTNIETGDNAEINQPIFTYLVELFSPVATFLDPTFGPQGGGTLVTIRGANLRDLLVTLGERPAEIISVNADFSEIEVRTPFLPTELLGEEACDDNNDGTAGTRYVPTAVDLQVVNRATTCQFSFPDAFVYNPSNSSCRGDTAPPPPPSN
- a CDS encoding tetratricopeptide repeat protein; this encodes MADNDPAQGRLAELRERWEADRSSRIFLQLAEEYRRVGRTHEALAVLREGLEQHPNHLSAQVAMGRNFLDLGEPVQATTTFEEIVAKDPTHLVANKLLIEARLRCDDAEGAADRLAHYRQLNSGDPEIPDLEGRIHALLEQAAAVPEPDPVPRAASEPSPFGEIFADPDRRRYLRSLDEGGLFPVPKEYYEEPPPPAPAAAFSQVPEADSAPPEMAAVAVHGGDPVAESPPETDPAATATLGSLYLEQGHHREAGEIFEEVLRQEPESPRAREGLDRVEALGDPPLQATDFLVGTEDSEDPPRVSLLKAYLDRIRRRSKRHVS
- the pilQ gene encoding type IV pilus secretin PilQ yields the protein MMRSRAKTWVLMLALPAALSWAGCASSAASQPASGTDASAETTVSGSPSAAVEPTDTAVEVRTVELLEGAPDAALRVSADGDLIWTGYRDELGRLIVELPNAVLADALPEEMEGAGFVTAIALSESYEGGKPTTRIVVDSGVPFEHSMAGEGASLEVFLMPSERTAEAAPTATADAELDYEPLPAADEETLAAAEELEAPPAIETAALEPAPVAVDQRVGTADEPLHAPAPAGPLASRLDGVEILPSARGTAVRIAGDGEFSYSTFALSDPNRFVIDLEGVINQSATSTMVIDGVDVERVRMAQFRPDPDPVSRVVFDLTEQVVPQVERTGEGLVVRFGAPATPAVESADLAGVGAENGTDGFAQGGSEVETSDLYADDSYEVEEAYEATPDATTGYGAPEVAEEPAVAAYEPVAVEPQPSTYEAPLETYEVTVEQEPVIIAQATPPVEVTPPAALEGSSTSDLELFRRAEVKLEEPTDAAAGTQSFTPQAIGGAEKEYVGEPISFSLRDSDLVETLRAFAVLSGLNLVIQPGVQGSVTVELVDVPWDQAFEQILKINSLGYELEGNVMRIAPITTLRAEAEERQRLEQARSLSVPLLTIIKRLSYANAQAVATLLQSRGGVLSQRGSVIVDGRTNTLIIKELPTIMDTVIAVIENLDIAEPQVMIEARIVETRKSFTRTLGVDWSLGGAANAANGNTTGLTFPATVDGSGGVNLVTGGNTGFLNLALGSLGGTFNIDAELVAAENEGLVNVLSAPKVATLNNERASIQSGFQIPIQTVANNTVSVQFVEATLKLEVTPQVTAEGTILMQINIQKRNPEFALAVQGAQAAPISTQEAQTRVIVRDGGTTVIGGIYEVSTNDGQDRVPGLANIPIFGHLFKNKRREDSNNELLIFITPRVMRL